The Oncorhynchus keta strain PuntledgeMale-10-30-2019 chromosome 17, Oket_V2, whole genome shotgun sequence genome has a window encoding:
- the LOC118396568 gene encoding septin-7-like isoform X5, with translation MQSTREFRNLEGYVGFANLPNQVYRKSVKRGFEFTLMVVGESGLGKSTLINSLFLTDLYSKDYPGPSLRIKKTVQVEQSKVLVKEGGVQLTLTIVDTPGFGDAVDNSNCWQPVINFIDSKCEDFLNAESRVNRRLMPDNRVHCCLYFIAPSGHGLKPLDIEFMKRLHDKVNVIPLIAKADTLTPEECQLFKKQIMKEIQEHKIRIYEFPDTEDDEDSKLIRKIKERMPLAVVGSNVVIEVNGKKVRGRQYPWGVAEVENGEHCDFTVLRNMLIRTHMQDLKDVTNNVHYENYRSRKLAAVTCNGGVDTSKTKNQMTRSPLAQMEEERREHVMKMKKMETEMEQVFEMKVKEKKQKLKDSEAELERRHEQMKKNLEVQYKELEEKRRHHEEEKSNWEAQQRILEQQKLDASKTMEKNKKKGKIF, from the exons GTGAGTCTGGATTGGGGAAATCCACGCTCATCAACTCCCTCTTCCTGACTGACCTGTACTCCAAGGATTACCCTGGCCCATCCCTACGGATCAAGAAGACTGTGCAG GTGGAGCAGTCCAAGGTTCTGGTGAAGGAAGGGGGTGTCCAGCTCACTCTCACTATCGTCGATACGCCAGGGTTTGGAGATGCAGTGGACAATAGTAACTG CTGGCAGCCTGTCATTAACTTCATTGACAGTAAGTGTGAGGACTTCCTGAATGCAGAGTCCAGGGTGAACCGACGACTGATGCCAGACAACAGAGTTCACTGCTGCCTGTACTTCATCGCCCCCTCTGGCCACGG GCTGAAGCCCCTGGACATTGAGTTCATGAAGCGTCTCCATGACAAGGTCAACGTGATCCCTCTAATCGCCAAGGCAGACACTCTGACACCTGAAGAATGCCAGCTGTTCAAGAAACAG ATCATGAAGGAAATCCAAGAACACAAGATCAGAATCTATGAGTTTCCTGACACCGAGGACGATGAGGACAGCAAGCTCATCCGGAAGATCAAG GAGCGGATGCCTCTGGCAGTGGTTGGCAGCAACGTGGTGATTGAAGTGAACGGCAAGAAGGTCAGAGGTCGTCAGTACCCCTGGGGCGTGGCAGAAG TGGAGAACGGCGAGCACTGTGACTTCACTGTGTTACGGAACATGCTGATCAG GACCCATATGCAAGATCTGAAGGATGTGACCAACAACGTCCACTATGAGAACTATCGCAGCAGGAAGCTTGCTGCCGTAACCTGCAATGGAGGAGTGGACACCAGCAAGACCAAGAACCAAATGaccag GAGCCCCCTGGCCCAGATGGAGGAGGAGCGGAGGGAACATGTCATGAAGATGAAGAAGATGGAAACCGAGATGGAGCAGGTGTTTGAGATGAAGGTCAAGGAGAAGAAACAGAAACTGAAGGACTCTgaggctgag CTGGAGCGACGCCACGAGCAGATGAAAAAGAACTTGGAGGTTCAGTATAAGGAACTGGAGGAGAAACGGCGTCACCATGAGGAAGAGAAGTCAAACTGGGAGGCACAGCAACGTATACTGGAGCAGCAGAAACTTGACGCTTCTAA GACCATGGAAAAGAACAAAAAGAAGGGAAAAATATTTTAA
- the LOC118396569 gene encoding C-C motif chemokine 4 homolog: MKTTCLALGLLLLTVFHSYATPLGLQTSPESCCFHFLKVSVPHKKIVSIQKTHSGCPLPAFVVKTVKGKLICFQSSERWVQKAFNRLK, encoded by the exons ATGAAGACTACCTGCTTGGCTCTTGGGTTATTGCTGCTGACAGTGTTCCACTCCTATGCTACCC CTCTTGGACTGCAGACATCACCAGAAAGCTGCTGTTTCCACTTCCTCAAAGTGAGTGTCCCCCACAAAAAGATTGTCTCAATCCAGAAGACTCACAGTGGCTGCCCCCTACCAGCATTTGT GGTCAAAACTGTCAAGGGGAAATTGATTTGTTTCCAGTCGAGTGAGCGGTGGGTACAGAAAGCCTTCAACCGGCTCAAATAG